The following proteins are co-located in the Streptomyces sp. DT2A-34 genome:
- a CDS encoding glutamate synthase subunit beta codes for MADPKGFMTTPRQDWPRRPVEERVKDWDEVYVPGALLPIISKQADRCMDCGIPFCHDACPLGNLIPEWNDLVSREDWRAAADRLHATNNFPEFTGRLCPAPCEAGCVLAINQPAVTIKNVECAIADRAWEEGFAPPSPPDRLSGRTVAVIGSGPTGLAAAQQLTRAGHTVAVYEKDDRIGGLMRYGIPEFKMEKHHLERRIEQMRAEGTKFRTSTAVGRDIGAAELRSRYDAVVIATGATAWRELPLPGRELSGIHQAMEYLPLANRVCEGDLETSPMSAAGKHVVIVGGGDTGADCLGTAVREGAASVTQLDIYAQPGAERDEDAEPWPTYPKIYRLSAAHEEARDLRTAPAADADARLFAASTLHFTGDADGHVRALHLTEVDARRSPLAGTERTLPADLVLLALGFSGPDRGDGLIDQLGLELEPRGTITRDAGFATNVPGVFAAGDAARGQSLIVWAIAEGRAVAAAVDRCLTGSSRLPAPISPYDRPMSV; via the coding sequence ATGGCCGATCCCAAGGGTTTCATGACCACCCCCCGCCAGGACTGGCCGCGCCGGCCCGTCGAGGAGCGGGTCAAGGACTGGGACGAGGTGTACGTCCCCGGGGCGCTGCTGCCGATCATCAGCAAGCAGGCCGACCGCTGCATGGACTGCGGCATACCCTTCTGCCACGACGCCTGTCCGCTGGGCAATCTGATCCCCGAGTGGAACGACCTGGTGTCGCGGGAGGACTGGCGGGCGGCCGCCGACCGGCTGCACGCGACGAACAACTTCCCGGAGTTCACCGGGCGGTTGTGTCCGGCGCCGTGCGAGGCGGGGTGCGTGCTGGCGATCAACCAGCCGGCCGTCACCATCAAGAACGTCGAGTGCGCGATCGCCGACCGCGCCTGGGAAGAGGGGTTCGCGCCCCCGAGCCCGCCGGACCGGCTGTCCGGGCGCACGGTCGCGGTGATCGGGTCGGGGCCCACCGGGCTCGCCGCGGCGCAGCAGCTGACCCGGGCGGGGCACACGGTCGCCGTGTACGAGAAGGACGACCGGATCGGCGGGCTGATGCGATACGGCATCCCCGAGTTCAAGATGGAGAAGCACCATCTGGAACGCCGGATCGAGCAGATGCGGGCCGAGGGGACCAAGTTCCGTACGTCGACGGCGGTCGGGCGGGACATCGGAGCCGCCGAGCTGCGGTCGCGCTACGACGCCGTGGTGATCGCCACGGGGGCCACGGCTTGGCGTGAACTTCCCCTCCCCGGGCGGGAGTTGAGCGGCATCCATCAGGCGATGGAGTATCTGCCGCTGGCCAACCGGGTGTGCGAGGGTGATCTGGAGACCTCCCCCATGTCCGCGGCCGGGAAGCACGTCGTCATCGTCGGCGGCGGGGACACGGGGGCCGACTGTCTCGGCACCGCCGTTCGGGAGGGCGCCGCGTCCGTGACCCAGCTGGACATCTACGCCCAGCCGGGCGCCGAGCGGGACGAGGACGCCGAACCCTGGCCGACGTACCCGAAGATCTACCGTCTGTCGGCCGCGCACGAGGAGGCGCGCGATCTTCGGACGGCCCCCGCGGCGGACGCGGACGCGCGGCTGTTCGCGGCGTCCACGCTCCACTTCACGGGTGACGCCGACGGACACGTACGGGCGCTCCACCTGACCGAGGTGGACGCACGGCGCAGCCCGCTGGCGGGCACCGAACGGACGCTGCCCGCCGACCTCGTCCTGCTCGCCCTCGGCTTCTCCGGGCCCGACCGGGGAGACGGGCTGATCGACCAGCTGGGGCTGGAGCTGGAGCCTCGCGGGACGATCACGCGGGATGCCGGGTTCGCCACGAATGTCCCCGGCGTGTTCGCCGCGGGGGATGCTGCCCGGGGCCAGTCGCTCATCGTGTGGGCGATCGCGGAGGGGCGGGCGGTCGCGGCGGCCGTCGACCGTTGTCTGACGGGGAGTTCACGGCTTCCGGCGCCGATCTCGCCGTACGACCGCCCCATGTCCGTCTGA
- a CDS encoding DUF2293 domain-containing protein — protein sequence MAPLAAPPPRTGLIVIQPLKRRHCAECHAGPLRMLVLEEGAPRCLDCADLGHLVFLPRGDTALTRRSREESALSAVVVRFNRRRSRYERQGVLVEEAGLARAEQRCLADAEARRRRRVRDARRRAREDVRFAAAFAGEIRRLFPGCPAGRARDVAAHASVRGSGRVGRSAAGRALSEAAVTSAVVASVRHMDTPYDQLLMSGVPRHKARRRIAAAVESTLRAWRAEVSGVG from the coding sequence ATGGCACCGCTCGCAGCTCCCCCGCCCCGAACCGGCCTTATCGTGATCCAGCCCCTCAAGCGGCGGCACTGTGCTGAGTGTCATGCGGGACCGTTGCGGATGCTCGTGCTGGAGGAGGGTGCGCCGCGGTGTCTCGACTGTGCCGACCTCGGGCATCTGGTGTTTCTGCCGCGCGGCGACACGGCGTTGACGCGTCGGTCACGGGAGGAGAGTGCGCTGTCGGCGGTGGTCGTGCGCTTCAACCGACGCAGGAGCCGTTATGAGCGGCAGGGCGTCCTCGTCGAGGAGGCGGGGCTCGCCCGCGCCGAGCAGCGGTGCCTGGCGGACGCGGAGGCCCGGCGGCGGCGCCGGGTGCGGGACGCCCGGCGGCGGGCGCGGGAGGACGTGCGGTTCGCGGCGGCGTTCGCGGGGGAGATCCGGCGGCTGTTCCCGGGGTGCCCGGCGGGCCGGGCGCGGGACGTCGCCGCGCATGCGTCGGTGCGGGGCAGCGGGCGGGTGGGGCGGAGTGCGGCGGGGCGGGCGTTGTCCGAGGCGGCGGTGACGTCGGCGGTCGTGGCGTCCGTACGGCATATGGACACGCCGTACGACCAGCTGTTGATGAGCGGGGTGCCGCGACACAAGGCTCGGCGTCGGATCGCGGCGGCGGTGGAGTCGACGTTGCGGGCGTGGCGGGCGGAGGTGTCGGGGGTCGGCTGA
- a CDS encoding carboxymuconolactone decarboxylase family protein — protein MTTNTTDTKLTESIAESINEAEAARTRLDFAKSAPKVFRAIVGFDAAAREGLDPALVELIQIRASHLNHCAYCLHMHTGDARKAGESEDRLHMVAVWREARHFFTEKEQAALALTEAVTLVADGGVPDEVYAQAAAHFDEAELAHVLALILTINTWNRVALATGKVAGTDERRQGRQ, from the coding sequence ATGACGACGAACACGACCGACACCAAGCTCACCGAGTCCATCGCCGAGTCCATCAACGAGGCCGAGGCCGCCCGCACCCGCCTCGACTTCGCGAAGTCCGCCCCGAAGGTCTTCCGCGCCATCGTCGGCTTCGACGCCGCCGCCCGCGAGGGCCTGGACCCCGCACTCGTCGAACTGATCCAGATCCGCGCCTCGCACCTCAACCACTGCGCCTACTGCCTCCACATGCACACGGGCGACGCCCGCAAGGCCGGTGAGAGCGAGGACCGGCTGCACATGGTCGCCGTCTGGCGCGAGGCCCGCCACTTCTTCACCGAGAAGGAACAGGCCGCCCTGGCCCTGACGGAAGCGGTGACCCTGGTGGCCGACGGAGGGGTCCCCGACGAGGTCTACGCCCAGGCCGCGGCCCACTTCGACGAAGCGGAACTGGCACACGTCCTGGCCCTGATCCTCACGATCAACACATGGAACAGGGTGGCGTTGGCGACGGGGAAGGTGGCGGGGACGGACGAGCGGCGTCAAGGACGTCAGTGA
- a CDS encoding DUF1772 domain-containing protein has product MIDGPYFVLIVIGVVGTGLVAGVFCAFSTFVMRGLAALPPAQGVAAMKAINVAALLPAFMLVFIGSAVLCAVIAVVTFVLWPDEATVELLLGSALYLFGSFGVTMVANVPRNEALLKLDAGTPEAAAYWPTYVREWTAWNHVRAVASAAATVSYVLALS; this is encoded by the coding sequence GTGATTGATGGACCGTACTTCGTACTGATCGTGATCGGTGTGGTCGGCACCGGTCTCGTGGCCGGGGTGTTCTGCGCGTTCTCGACCTTCGTGATGCGCGGGCTCGCCGCGCTGCCGCCCGCGCAGGGCGTGGCCGCGATGAAGGCGATCAATGTGGCGGCGTTGCTGCCGGCGTTCATGCTGGTGTTCATAGGGTCGGCGGTGCTGTGCGCGGTGATCGCCGTGGTGACGTTCGTGCTCTGGCCGGACGAAGCGACCGTGGAATTGCTGCTGGGCAGTGCGCTGTATCTGTTCGGCTCGTTCGGAGTGACCATGGTGGCGAACGTGCCGCGCAACGAGGCGCTGCTCAAGCTCGACGCGGGCACTCCGGAGGCGGCTGCCTACTGGCCGACGTACGTGCGCGAGTGGACGGCGTGGAACCACGTCCGCGCGGTCGCCTCGGCCGCCGCGACGGTGTCCTACGTGCTGGCCCTCAGCTGA